From the genome of Nicotiana sylvestris chromosome 1, ASM39365v2, whole genome shotgun sequence:
cgataattatgaactagtaccatgcaaggtactatatgaccatggtagtataatatatatagtttatatgaagtattccaaaaataaataaaattttaagtaatttgtggtaagttttaaattatgcgggtaatgaattaattaccgggtaacaaaacattacccagttaactaataagtggataaaaattaataaattaacaCCCCCAAGAAACGTGGCAGCTCCCCCCACCCTTTTTAAAGTGACTCACTATGCACCTTCACATGTGGCCACCTAAGATCAAATTATCACACTAGCATGAATCTTATTTTCAATTATCAGAAACACTTTCCTCTTAACATTTCAAACCATTTGAACCAAAAGAATTCAAAAAGGATCTCTTTCCAAGACTTCAAGAATCAGAAACATTTTCCTTTTACAATTTCAAACCAAAAGAaacgttggaacaagtttgaaacaAGTTTTAGTTTAAGTTAGAACAAGTTTCTTTCCAAACTGCAAAGAAATAGAAATGTTTCCTATCAAAAATTTTAAGGAAACACTGATTTTGTTCCAAAATTTTAGGAACCAGAAACAAATTTTGTCTGTGAATCTTTAAGGAGCAGAGGCAAATTTCGttcaatcaacgaaggttttccaaCGAAATATTATACGTAGTTTTCCCTAgtccaggtatattaaggctaagtttctccttcattttagcatgatatcgtaattacactagtttgataatgaggcataaagaaaaattcgtatcccggaatttatgtatattttgctagtctagtaaaatacatatatttttctagttttgtaagttaccatattcttcttatcggaactgcatattcagttgagtatttccttcttccggtcaaaagagtagagagtttacatatatacagtattaaaagtattttcattaccatcgagctataattgatGGTCAGGCCTCTAttggcaacctctgatcagatggtaagttatttACCTAGCCtgctgtggccgagcgcctatgagcgagcctagttggtcgagatacataacctagtatggccgagcgcctatgagtgagcctactataatagagcagttatatatatatatatatatatatatatatatatatatatatatatatatatatatatatatatatatatatataccaagccttataggaccggacaactattttactcattATATtgaagagagttgagtcagtatcagcaaatgagcatatcttcaaattttctttgactcccagttgttttcagttattatattatcagttcagtttcaacttcagtatattgccttacatactcggaatattattttgtactgacgtccctttctgggggcgctgcattttatgcgtgcaggttcagacagacagacgggtagacctcctcagtaggtgttgtcGGAGTTCAGCTTTGtcggtaagctccccttctttcggagttgccgagtctagcagtgtggtgtatatcttgtgtatatatgtatataggttaTGGATAGGTCGGGGACCTATTCCGATCACaatacatctatcagtagaggcttgtaaacGTATCCTAtcggttagtgcagtatgttgggcttgtaggccctgtacgtatattttgttggcttgtcagttgtagtaattatgacggcttTTCCagcccagctttatgttgacattagtcagagttagtctccatttagttttatatcttgtatcacacattatcttgtaatgtggcccatagccaaagtatgacattatatgttcagagtctcttagttgcaagtggtacgcaaggatagatgaggcactaTGTGCCGGTCTCGTCCCTGGGCTCGGGGCGTGACTGCCAACATGTGACacatcacaatacacagtgtaAGACCTTGAACCcataggcaacaccaacactggggCTGTAATCGAAGCAATCTTGAGCTTTTGAATACTCTCCTCACACTCTGCGGACCATATGAAAGGAGAACCTTCTGGGTCAATCCGGTCATAGGTGCAGCAATAGATGTGAAACCCACTACGACATAGTAATACCCAACCAAACCAAGACAACTCCGAATCTCAGTATCTgaagatggtctaggccaactctgcattGCTTCAATCTTCTTCGCACTACCTTGATCCCCTTACACGAcaccacatgacccaaaaatgccagcgaatcaagccagaattcacactttgataattttgcatacaacttcttttCCCTTAAGGTCTGGAGCACAATCCTCAAATGTTTCTCACGATCATCCCGGTTGTGGGAGTAAACcaagatgtcgtcaataaacATAATGATGAATAAATCAAGATAGGGATGAATTACACTATTCATCAGTTGCATAAATACTACTAGGgagttggtcagcccaaatgacataacaaggaactcacaGTGACCATACTGAGTCCTAAATGTAGCTTTTGGAATATCCGGATCCCAAATCTTCATCTGATGATaacccgacaacagatcaatatTTGAGAACACCTTGGCACCATGTAACTGATcaataagtcatcaatgcacgACAATGGGTACCTGTTCTTtattataaccttgttcaactgccaataTTCAATACACATGCGTATAGAACCATCacttttcttcacaaacagaaccggagcaccccaaggtgacatactaggccgaatgaaacccttatcaagcaaatcttgtaGATTCTCCTTTAACTTCTTCAACTCCAGTAGGGAAAagggtggaatagaaatggatgGAGTGCCCGATaataggtcaataccaaaatcgatatccctatcgggtgatATGCCCAGAAGATCTGCCAGAAATACATCTGGATAGTCGCTCACAAGAACTGACTCAATGGTAGGAGTATCAATACTGAAATATCTCATGAAGGCTAGgtatgcatcacaccccttctcaactatcCGTTGTGCCTTAAGGAAGGACACAACCTTGCTAGGAGCATAATccaaagtacccctccactctaaacgCAGTAAACCTGACATAGCCAAAGTCactgtcttggcgtgacaatcaagagtAGTATGatagggcgacaaccagtccatgcccaagataacatcataatctaccatactgagcaacaatagatcggctctagtctcaaaactacCAATAACAACCAAACACGAGGCGTGGactctgttgatacccaatttttttttatatttttatatatgcataaatacttttaaaatagtatatatatgcatatataagcattcacaaggtttttataatttttcctataattttaaggatttaaactgatttatttccttcccttttattcataaaatccccaataattatcccccaaattattgttgtgataatttagtcatttaacttctatatttatgccaaaatatggttaaaatattttttatgaatttttataattgcattttgtatttttaaagctaaattgcatgtaactgcaatattagccccattagtatataattatgtttatatgcgtaaaattgatcttctatgtttttaaaatgttaaatatctattttaaataattttggtatattaattattttccagaaattacttattatttattataaatgatatatggaaaattggctatttaacatatagccagatttacattttaattgtagcctaaattgaagccaaccccagcccaatttcataaTAAACTACctgacccaaaccctaaacctaccTACCCGACCCAGCACCAATTAAATCTTTgtcgttgatctcccagatcaacgacccgtattaatccctttcttttttaattccaacgaccccctaaccctatctcatttccaaattccgccgcctctgtattctctcatatATCAACACTCTAGCTCTCCTCAACTGCCGATTCCCTTCTCCAGTCTTCTCCGGCGATCTcccttcaactcctaagcctcGAATGGCTCCTCTATTGCCATGCTCACCTTCTCTGAGGCCTTTAAGGTCCCTGGGCCATAccgacttgtatctagggtttgctatttggctgttcttggctactctaGTGTGATTTCGAGAAAAATCACactatatttgttacgatctttgggtttctaaacaggttctttcatctctacttgggtttcttttgaaaccctaatttttgcttaCCTCTCCTAGATTTGTACGATTTTTAAATGATTTGAGTCTGTTCCTTTGATGTTTTATACTGTTCTTGAATCTTTTTTACAAGAATCATCTATTTCAAGTTGTTTTCACGTtcttctaaaaattagggttttcggaacttcttctagaaccttgtttaaactgattctttatgtttaaacttctatctcttgcatatttcgactgattctatgattttactactttTTCAACTCGcttatgttaaaagccctaattttttcagattttctttgttaaacccttaatttctacCTCGTTTGTTCAAATTAACAGATTCACCTACCTTGTTTgctgtggtactttattcttacagAACTATTTCCTTAATGGGAGTTTTTTGAACTTAGCCGTAATTGTCTACTctatacttactgaatttgaatctttctttattagtcatacactgagttctttccttatttatcacttgttcttaccgtttgagttaattattttaattaaagggagtacttaccttgatttcatGACTGATTAATTCTGAGTCCCCATAATTACTGCTTGACTTTGATTCATACCTTATTTGATACCTGCTGtcaaactatatatacacactctcttattagcacaaacacacgaacacttttagttcaaaaactctctctctcacacttaaaactttctgctctcttttgtgctacttgctactactctaggttagccggctgcaagctaAGGCTAAACATTGTGTTCTCCTGCTCTCTCACTCTGCTTACTGTCTTCTTtgctggtatgttctagtttcaattcaaagttccaaaacAATATAATTCTTTTATTACTTCAGTTCATCctatttctagtttgcttctatttatggttttgttgtgaaacttgttgttaatatgtttacattattagcatgttatgtacTTCCCTTCTTTAGGATCAGTATATTACCCTTCTGTTTTGTTTTtgagcatgtctataccaattaTCTCTACCTGTTGTGTGCTTACCATCATATGCTCCATGAATCCCCAAACCCCTATCACCCCTGTATGTAAGTTTGTTCTTTATGTCTAGTTCTGTGACTATGTCTAGTTAGCTGTTTCTGTGCATGTCTGTACCAATTTCTAGACCTTTGCTTGATTATGTGTTTACAATCAAGTATTATATGTATCCCAAATCCCTTGACACCTGtttgtgactactgaacttgCTTTGGTTCTATGACCCCTGGCTATGTAAGAACCTATCTTAAGGGTTTTGTATTTGGACTGTTGTTGACTACTCCACTCTCTTTCAAACTGTTTCTGTTTTTTTACTAAATTAATGCAAAACAAACTTCCTTTTAATCCAGTTTTCCCACTAAAACGTTCCAACTTGTGTCAaacactttcactctactcctaagttgataagttttgccccctctagtatgtgtactgccttgtgATCCTCTTGataaccctctgaactctggcatactgaggatggtccttctacactgcacttattcaattttggttaccaagtctaggtgtaagcactgctcgggatccttgagatccttcgggaactttgatgcacctaaaCTATGGTTTTTTCTATGGAATTGAGGTATTTGAGGCTTTggaaacttgggcctaattgaaggctccctatagaatagcttattaatatcttatttacttatgtaatttattcatataGTCTATAATAActtttaaacaaatattggggtaattagtgaaagggatgggtagctacatgtttatagggtaatacgggtagaaatcatgcttataggactttacattttaATCTCATTgccttaccaagtagaaatcatgcttacaGGGCTTTACATCTTGTCATATTTATctcaccatgttagaaatcatgcctataggtttcaaataattccgtaatagaaatcatgtctgcaggtcttaaaatcagcttcacaaatagataccatgcctataggatttaatccAGATTCTGTTATGACAAGTGTTTATGTATGTTTCCTTGCCTGCAAGTCTTTAAAATCAGCATtaaacttagatatcatgcctatagggaacagtATCAAATCCTGCCTATGGATCTCGcctaagtttagtttaaataactcAATCCCATTAACGTTTAGTTCACTTTggaattggtttaattaagtgGTATATTTTTCCTGAAACGAGTTCGTTCAAAACTGCCTCATTTTatcattagacagcatgcctataggtattaaaagtCCGTCTTAAAATTGGCCTTGTTTCACTATAAGATGTTGTTATCAGTGTTCCGCGTAGGTAAGCCTATAGGGCGTTTTTTTAAAACTTGCAATTCTGAAGCTGTTTCTGTGACTTAATGTCTTTCTGATCTTAACAGGCTTTAAAAAAACCAATAGGCAACTGCTAGGGTCATTATCTCCgtgtttaataaaataaattgcttgtcttctgcatattcacctagaaTCATACCTTAGGATATTGTTAATAAAAATCCTTttattgtgcttgagtcgtggtgtttatgtgccttgtttgaggaggaaactttgagcctctaattgctccctttcGTCCTTATTTGAAAAAAGCCCTaattgttcttgcctgtcgcctagtattttcacctttaaaaccttagggatctttctagaaccacctataggtagaggtcctaaatccctccaggaccattaagaaggtacgggtaacaacacgcaatagagatcgctgaccaacactcgctttgcatgaccactaaggggatgggaagggtagatatgggatatgatgattgcgctctaatgtcacgtgtagccccttatcgaggagtgtttaccggacattgtgtgtggtgatcctataggctaaccaaactaggactcctcctttttccaaaattccttcttctatttttaaaacctttgttttatacaacttgttcaaaaaatctttatcttattacttgagttagccaacatgctttacttgcaacctatttgatttaaCTATTTATTTGTAATGGATTAGTTTgaaaatataagttcggtcgag
Proteins encoded in this window:
- the LOC138870701 gene encoding uncharacterized protein encodes the protein MVDYDVILGMDWLSPYHTTLDCHAKTVTLAMSGLLRLEWRGTLDYAPSKVVSFLKAQRIVEKGCDAYLAFMRYFSIDTPTIESVLVSDYPDVFLADLLGISPDRDIDFGIDLLSGTPSISIPPFSLLELKKLKENLQDLLDKGFIRPSMSPWGAPVLFVKKSDGSIRMCIEYWQLNKVIIKNRERQYDEPHLLVLKDTVKHGDAKEVSIRDDSVLQM